The following coding sequences are from one Methanosarcina sp. WWM596 window:
- a CDS encoding HEAT repeat domain-containing protein, translating into MSQVKWKISLLFALITLAIFFSLLLSGDKFTENSGYKTNTTTVAGVSSENQIINLMNRLETGDRETGLNAAAELGELGGSAADALLEKIEEGNSSSGEINSYMLLALLETGDKRAENVLSSNLENSSNLKKKEASSEDAAENTVNGQREVSEDVLQAIEAKDKAMRQSLAKSLNMEYDNETDVLEEALNAEEQNSTLYTSFAISKFGSGENGNETETLLQALKSENGYVRVAAAMALGEKKEKAAIDPLLVILLRDYPLAKYSAVIALGEIGDERAAATLMTEMKNNGKDYIRSSSAVALGKIRAGEAVPYLIERLRDTRATVRSNAALTLGRMGDKSAVIPLIDVLESGKETEGRRKDNINTLADVRKSVVLALGAIGGEEATEALIGVLKDDEEALEVRVAAASALGNIGSPEAVSTLRAVFDNQSMNMGVRNGAFLALGKTENQEAAGFVVEKLGDKDFGVSAREALIDMGEPAVDPLIENLKTEDRKVKDETALILIEIGDPRAVEPLILAYQ; encoded by the coding sequence ATGTCCCAGGTCAAATGGAAAATTTCTCTTTTATTTGCACTTATCACTCTTGCTATATTTTTTTCACTCCTTTTAAGCGGTGATAAGTTTACGGAAAACAGTGGATATAAAACAAACACCACAACAGTAGCTGGAGTTTCAAGCGAAAATCAGATCATAAATCTCATGAATAGGCTGGAAACTGGCGACCGTGAAACAGGATTAAATGCTGCAGCCGAACTTGGGGAACTCGGAGGGTCTGCAGCAGATGCTCTTCTTGAAAAGATTGAGGAAGGAAATTCGAGTTCGGGGGAAATAAATAGTTACATGCTTCTCGCACTTCTTGAAACCGGAGATAAAAGAGCGGAAAATGTTCTTTCAAGCAACCTTGAAAATTCAAGCAACCTTAAAAAAAAAGAGGCTTCAAGTGAGGATGCAGCCGAAAATACCGTCAACGGACAGAGAGAAGTTTCAGAAGATGTTTTACAAGCTATAGAAGCAAAAGATAAAGCCATGAGACAGTCTCTTGCAAAGTCCCTTAATATGGAATATGACAATGAAACAGATGTTCTTGAAGAAGCCCTCAATGCCGAAGAACAGAATTCAACTCTCTATACTTCCTTTGCAATTTCAAAGTTCGGATCTGGAGAAAATGGAAATGAAACCGAAACACTTCTCCAAGCCCTTAAAAGTGAAAATGGATACGTGAGAGTTGCAGCCGCAATGGCTCTTGGAGAAAAAAAAGAAAAAGCTGCAATAGATCCCTTACTGGTGATCCTGCTTCGAGATTACCCTCTGGCAAAATACAGTGCAGTTATAGCGCTGGGGGAAATCGGAGACGAGAGGGCGGCAGCTACCCTGATGACAGAAATGAAAAATAACGGGAAAGATTACATCAGGAGCAGCTCTGCAGTCGCTCTTGGGAAAATAAGAGCAGGAGAAGCCGTACCCTATCTTATCGAAAGGCTGAGAGACACTAGAGCTACGGTAAGGAGCAATGCAGCCCTCACACTTGGTAGAATGGGAGACAAATCTGCGGTGATACCCCTGATAGATGTGCTGGAAAGCGGAAAAGAAACCGAAGGCAGAAGAAAAGATAACATTAATACGCTTGCAGATGTCCGAAAAAGCGTCGTCCTTGCCCTTGGAGCAATAGGAGGCGAGGAAGCTACGGAAGCATTAATCGGCGTGCTGAAAGATGATGAGGAAGCCCTTGAAGTCAGGGTTGCAGCAGCCTCAGCTCTTGGAAATATAGGAAGCCCCGAAGCTGTAAGTACCCTTAGGGCGGTATTTGACAACCAGAGTATGAATATGGGCGTCAGAAACGGAGCCTTCCTTGCTCTTGGCAAAACCGAAAACCAGGAAGCTGCAGGATTTGTTGTAGAAAAACTGGGAGATAAAGACTTTGGAGTTAGCGCCAGAGAAGCCCTTATAGATATGGGAGAACCGGCAGTTGATCCTCTTATAGAAAACCTGAAAACGGAAGACCGGAAAGTCAAGGATGAAACCGCCCTAATTCTTATTGAAATCGGGGATCCGAGAGCAGTTGAACCCCTTATTCTAGCTTATCAGTGA